Proteins from one Pyrobaculum neutrophilum V24Sta genomic window:
- the rplX gene encoding 50S ribosomal protein L24: MPFTTSAQPRKQRLSLYKAPLHLRHKLLNAKLSPELSKKLGVKRLPVRRGDTVLILRGDFKGVTGKVVRVDLKRVRIYVEGATRTNSKGQTVYYPIHPSKVMIVEADTSDKVRQKLLERRKR, from the coding sequence ATGCCGTTTACCACCTCTGCACAGCCGAGGAAACAGAGGTTGAGCCTATACAAGGCGCCGCTACACCTCCGGCACAAGCTCCTCAACGCGAAGCTTTCGCCGGAGCTGAGCAAGAAGCTCGGCGTTAAGAGGTTGCCCGTGAGGCGTGGCGATACCGTTTTGATACTAAGAGGCGACTTCAAAGGCGTAACGGGGAAGGTCGTCAGAGTAGACCTAAAGAGGGTGAGGATATACGTAGAGGGCGCCACTAGGACAAACAGCAAGGGCCAGACCGTTTACTACCCAATACACCCGTCGAAGGTTATGATAGTCGAGGCCGATACCTCAGATAAGGTAAGACAGAAGTTGTTGGAAAGAAGGAAGAGGTAG
- a CDS encoding 30S ribosomal protein S4e codes for MVHLRRTTSPYWWPIPRKAGGVWAVRPSPGPHSLAYSIPLALVIRDVLRYAKTLREARMIISRGYIKVDGVVRRNYKFPVGLMDVVEIVPTGEIYRVVPDERSYYALVPITSEEADLKLLRVEGKTAVKGGRLQVHFHDGRNLIMPAETARQIKTFDSVLYDLKARTVRSHIPMRLGVYAVVTHGGNVGFHGQLSEIVWTLKRRQSVVLLKRGEEAKRTILDYIMAVGAEAPVIKISP; via the coding sequence ATGGTGCATCTACGTCGTACAACCTCGCCCTATTGGTGGCCTATTCCGCGAAAAGCCGGAGGCGTATGGGCTGTAAGACCCTCCCCTGGCCCGCACTCTCTTGCCTATTCTATCCCCTTGGCGCTGGTTATAAGAGACGTCCTTAGGTACGCCAAGACGTTAAGAGAGGCGAGGATGATAATCTCCAGGGGGTACATAAAGGTAGACGGCGTTGTGAGAAGAAACTACAAATTCCCAGTGGGTCTCATGGACGTAGTAGAGATAGTGCCCACGGGGGAGATCTACCGCGTGGTACCCGACGAGAGGAGCTACTACGCGTTGGTCCCCATAACCTCGGAGGAGGCTGACCTCAAGCTACTACGCGTCGAAGGCAAAACGGCTGTGAAGGGAGGCCGGCTACAGGTACACTTCCACGACGGCAGAAACCTAATAATGCCTGCCGAAACAGCCCGCCAGATAAAAACCTTCGACTCGGTGCTCTACGACCTAAAGGCCAGGACAGTGAGAAGCCACATACCGATGCGGCTAGGCGTCTACGCGGTTGTGACACACGGCGGTAACGTGGGGTTCCACGGCCAACTCAGCGAGATAGTGTGGACCTTGAAGAGGAGACAGTCGGTCGTCTTGTTGAAAAGGGGCGAAGAGGCGAAGAGGACTATCCTCGACTACATAATGGCAGTTGGGGCAGAGGCCCCTGTTATAAAGATATCTCCCTAG
- a CDS encoding ABC transporter ATP-binding protein, which yields MPLLEVQDLRTWFPVRRGLFGVRRFIKAVDGVSFTLESGEVLAVIGESGSGKTTLGRTVLRLVKPTAGRIVFDGRDITDVPESELRWYRFSTAMVFQDPFGSLNPYHTVQYILEEPLILRGVPPGERYELVVKALEEVKLTPPEDFLRKYPHMLSGGQRQRVGIARALITKPRFIVADEPVSMLDVSIRAEILSLMRSLQEKHGIAMMYITHDIATAKYIADKVLVMYAGKMVEYGPFREVVKNPSHPYTQALINALPDPDPNNRFKMREVPPGEPPSLLNPPSGCRFHPRCPYAIKGKCDAEEPPMSQVKKGHYVSCWYTGSS from the coding sequence ATGCCGTTGCTGGAGGTTCAGGACCTGAGAACTTGGTTCCCCGTGAGGAGGGGGCTTTTTGGAGTGAGGAGGTTTATCAAGGCGGTAGACGGCGTGAGTTTTACGCTTGAAAGCGGGGAGGTTTTGGCCGTGATCGGAGAGTCGGGCTCTGGAAAAACCACCCTTGGCAGAACTGTGTTAAGGCTTGTGAAGCCGACGGCGGGGAGGATAGTGTTTGATGGGAGGGACATCACCGACGTCCCGGAGTCGGAGCTGAGGTGGTATAGGTTTTCTACAGCCATGGTGTTCCAGGACCCCTTCGGCTCGCTGAACCCCTACCACACTGTTCAGTACATACTAGAGGAGCCGCTTATACTCAGAGGGGTGCCCCCAGGGGAGAGGTACGAGCTGGTGGTTAAAGCCCTAGAGGAGGTTAAGCTAACCCCTCCCGAAGACTTCCTGAGGAAGTATCCACATATGCTAAGCGGCGGACAAAGACAGCGCGTGGGCATTGCGAGAGCTTTGATCACAAAGCCAAGGTTTATCGTCGCCGACGAACCAGTTTCCATGCTTGACGTCTCCATCAGGGCGGAGATCCTATCTCTAATGAGGTCGTTGCAGGAGAAACACGGCATAGCCATGATGTACATAACCCACGACATTGCCACCGCCAAATATATCGCAGACAAGGTCCTGGTTATGTACGCCGGGAAGATGGTTGAATACGGCCCGTTTAGAGAGGTGGTAAAAAACCCAAGCCACCCCTACACGCAAGCCCTCATAAACGCGCTCCCAGACCCTGACCCCAACAACCGTTTTAAGATGAGGGAGGTGCCGCCGGGAGAGCCTCCAAGTCTGCTGAATCCGCCGTCGGGCTGTCGCTTCCATCCCCGGTGTCCATATGCGATAAAGGGGAAGTGCGACGCAGAGGAGCCTCCCATGTCCCAAGTGAAGAAGGGCCACTACGTCTCGTGTTGGTACACCGGCTCCTCCTAG
- a CDS encoding ABC transporter ATP-binding protein: MTLLLELRNVVMYYGTSKGVVKAVDGISLRLNRGEALALVGESGSGKSSLAFTIIKLLPRNVAKLGGEIFFHDEELGVVDLMKMKDDEIRQKIRWKKISMVFQASMNALNPIMRVEDQMVEPLMLHLGMSRDEAVKVAQEALYSVGLSKDVMARYPFELSGGMKQRVVIAMAIMMRPKLVILDEPTSALDVITQANIMNLLKDLKRKLGLSYILITHDIALASEIADKVGVMYAGKLVEVAPADVFYSKPRHPYSQKLIAAVPSLREEKTIEHIPGDVPSLINPPSGCRFHPRCPYAIKGKCDAEEPPRKQIEEGEVYCWLY; this comes from the coding sequence GTGACTTTACTGTTGGAGCTGCGCAACGTTGTGATGTACTACGGCACCTCTAAGGGCGTCGTCAAAGCCGTGGACGGGATTTCGCTGAGATTAAATAGAGGTGAAGCGTTGGCGTTGGTGGGAGAGAGCGGTAGCGGCAAGAGCTCCCTAGCCTTCACGATCATTAAGCTTCTGCCGCGCAACGTGGCGAAACTAGGCGGGGAAATCTTCTTTCACGACGAGGAGCTGGGCGTCGTCGACCTTATGAAGATGAAAGATGACGAAATAAGGCAGAAGATCAGGTGGAAGAAGATCTCGATGGTGTTTCAAGCGTCTATGAACGCGTTGAACCCCATAATGCGCGTGGAGGATCAGATGGTGGAGCCTCTAATGTTGCACCTCGGAATGTCGAGGGACGAGGCGGTGAAGGTGGCTCAAGAGGCGTTATATTCCGTTGGGCTTTCTAAAGACGTAATGGCCCGGTACCCATTTGAGCTGTCTGGGGGCATGAAGCAAAGGGTCGTAATCGCCATGGCCATAATGATGCGGCCAAAGCTCGTCATACTAGATGAGCCGACGTCGGCTCTAGATGTGATAACCCAGGCGAATATCATGAACCTACTGAAGGATCTAAAGAGGAAGCTCGGCCTATCGTATATATTGATAACCCACGACATAGCGCTTGCCTCTGAGATCGCCGATAAAGTGGGCGTTATGTACGCCGGGAAGCTCGTCGAGGTGGCGCCGGCCGACGTGTTCTACAGTAAGCCGAGGCACCCGTACTCGCAGAAGCTTATAGCTGCAGTGCCCTCGCTTCGCGAGGAGAAGACAATAGAGCACATACCCGGCGATGTGCCTAGCCTAATAAACCCGCCGTCGGGCTGTCGCTTCCATCCCCGGTGTCCATATGCGATAAAGGGGAAGTGCGACGCAGAGGAGCCGCCTAGGAAGCAGATTGAGGAGGGGGAGGTGTACTGCTGGCTGTATTAA
- a CDS encoding PfkB family carbohydrate kinase, producing MEIVVASNPTVDIVYTSSGVSRRLGGPIYYASQALSALHANARAVGVASLDVAAELERVLAALGIVAEVIIADATTTFELDYRTKPRTVKLVRKPSIGIGKVRGDVVILSPVYDELRNARVEAKAVVADLQGYLRSSTEPPQADLVHFSQDDLVLSLKELVEFAGRWPTAVYTLGEDGAYVVQRGSIHYVNSARIPVEDVTGSGDVFLASLTYLRYVKGLDLLQAVCEASKYVAGFLKHRRVVRHDFDCTIQAVQG from the coding sequence ATGGAAATAGTCGTGGCAAGTAATCCCACGGTCGACATAGTATACACGTCGTCTGGGGTCTCCCGGAGGCTCGGAGGCCCCATCTATTATGCGTCGCAGGCGCTGAGCGCTCTACACGCCAACGCTAGAGCTGTTGGAGTCGCGTCGCTTGACGTAGCCGCCGAGTTGGAGAGAGTTCTCGCAGCTTTAGGAATAGTAGCCGAGGTAATTATCGCCGATGCCACAACCACCTTTGAGCTCGACTACCGAACTAAACCAAGGACCGTTAAACTAGTGCGAAAGCCCAGCATAGGCATAGGGAAGGTCAGAGGAGACGTGGTGATCCTCTCGCCTGTATACGACGAGCTGAGAAACGCCAGAGTTGAAGCTAAGGCCGTGGTGGCCGACCTACAGGGATACCTAAGATCCAGCACGGAGCCTCCCCAGGCAGATCTGGTACACTTTTCGCAGGACGACCTAGTGCTGAGTTTGAAGGAGCTCGTCGAGTTCGCCGGCCGTTGGCCCACCGCCGTATACACGCTCGGCGAAGATGGGGCATATGTAGTGCAGAGGGGCTCTATACACTACGTCAACAGCGCTAGGATACCTGTCGAAGATGTAACAGGTAGCGGCGACGTGTTCCTGGCGAGCTTGACCTACCTCCGCTACGTGAAAGGGCTAGACCTCCTACAGGCGGTCTGCGAAGCCAGCAAATACGTCGCGGGTTTCTTAAAACACCGCAGAGTCGTGAGACACGACTTCGACTGTACTATACAAGCTGTTCAAGGGTAG
- a CDS encoding CBS domain-containing protein, with amino-acid sequence MASLSDSVYNVLKALVELYNKENSPVKSRDIANALGIHEGYVRNMLSILKSMGLVISKAGPHGGYIPTSKATDVLSRQTFSVPIASLGNVVGYALDITLIGLLSDKPFASMRVVGDLAGYVDREVRVGPLPSGLVLIGRVIKADIESLMEISSIISIPRTSVKNIMTPNPVAAKPDDSIEPYVKLFIEKRYRGIPVVNEERKPIGLLMASKLMEALYGCRKDVKVKDLMVGEPPVIHEEEDIHEAIRIMVSGGIGRLLVVNSEDKLVGIVTRTDILRRIATLEQLV; translated from the coding sequence ATGGCTAGTCTATCAGATTCTGTATACAACGTACTAAAGGCTCTTGTGGAACTTTATAACAAGGAGAACAGCCCCGTCAAGTCTAGAGATATCGCAAATGCCCTGGGTATACACGAGGGCTATGTGCGTAACATGTTGTCTATACTCAAGTCCATGGGCTTGGTGATAAGCAAGGCGGGTCCGCACGGGGGGTACATACCGACGTCAAAGGCGACAGACGTTCTCTCGCGCCAGACGTTTTCTGTGCCGATAGCATCCCTCGGCAACGTTGTGGGGTATGCGCTCGATATAACGCTGATAGGCCTACTGTCAGACAAGCCGTTTGCCTCCATGAGAGTCGTAGGCGATCTAGCGGGGTATGTAGACCGTGAGGTTAGGGTGGGCCCCCTCCCTAGCGGCTTGGTGCTTATCGGCCGTGTGATAAAGGCGGACATAGAATCCCTCATGGAGATCTCCTCTATAATCTCCATACCGAGAACCTCGGTGAAAAACATCATGACGCCGAACCCCGTTGCGGCGAAACCAGACGACTCGATAGAGCCTTACGTTAAGCTCTTCATCGAGAAGAGGTACAGGGGGATACCTGTCGTTAACGAGGAGAGGAAACCGATTGGGTTGCTGATGGCTTCAAAGCTGATGGAGGCTCTATACGGCTGTAGAAAAGACGTGAAGGTTAAGGACTTGATGGTAGGCGAGCCCCCCGTCATACACGAGGAGGAGGACATCCACGAGGCTATCAGGATAATGGTGTCTGGGGGGATAGGCAGATTGCTGGTGGTCAACTCCGAGGACAAGTTGGTGGGGATCGTGACCAGGACCGACATCTTGCGGAGGATCGCTACCCTTGAACAGCTTGTATAG
- a CDS encoding D-2-hydroxyacid dehydrogenase gives MSALVADSVDPLIRERLERRGIRVDMRPGISREELLSIIKNYNILIFRGRLKIDREVIDAGTNLKILARYGVGLDNVDVEYAVKRGLVVVSAPNAPTQSVAELTIGLMLAVARRIPLLSGKVKGGEWPKGRYVGVELGGKTLGVVGFGRIGRAVAHIARGLGMRIVASDVIDVSSEVEKLGGRQLPLEELLKTSDVVTVHVPLTPNTYKLINADRIALLKDGAIFVNTSRGEVVDYEALYRHIDRLWGVGLDVLPEEPPKSPYLRELVAHEKVVVTPHVGSETYEAMRRLAEELALNIEEVISRIKL, from the coding sequence ATGTCGGCCCTTGTGGCAGACAGCGTAGACCCGTTAATTAGGGAGCGGCTCGAGAGACGCGGAATAAGGGTGGATATGCGGCCGGGCATCAGCAGAGAAGAGCTCCTATCTATCATAAAGAACTACAATATCTTGATTTTCAGAGGCAGGCTGAAGATAGACAGAGAGGTGATAGACGCAGGTACAAACCTGAAGATCCTCGCGAGATACGGCGTAGGGCTTGACAACGTGGACGTGGAGTACGCGGTTAAGAGAGGTCTCGTCGTAGTCTCAGCGCCGAATGCGCCAACCCAAAGCGTCGCCGAGCTCACAATAGGTCTCATGTTGGCGGTTGCCCGGAGGATCCCGCTACTCAGCGGAAAGGTGAAAGGCGGAGAGTGGCCCAAGGGGAGGTACGTGGGGGTTGAGCTGGGAGGCAAAACCCTCGGCGTTGTGGGATTCGGCAGAATCGGCAGAGCGGTGGCGCATATAGCGCGAGGCCTCGGCATGAGGATAGTGGCAAGCGACGTGATAGACGTAAGCTCTGAGGTGGAAAAACTCGGGGGCCGACAGCTTCCTCTTGAGGAGCTCCTCAAGACCAGCGACGTGGTTACCGTCCACGTCCCCCTAACCCCCAACACCTATAAGCTGATAAACGCCGACAGGATCGCGTTGTTGAAAGACGGCGCGATCTTCGTGAACACGAGCAGAGGCGAGGTTGTTGACTACGAGGCCCTATACCGCCACATCGACAGGCTATGGGGTGTGGGGTTGGACGTTCTCCCAGAGGAACCCCCCAAAAGCCCCTACCTAAGGGAGCTGGTGGCGCATGAAAAGGTGGTGGTGACTCCACACGTGGGCTCTGAGACGTATGAGGCCATGAGGAGACTCGCCGAGGAGCTAGCCCTCAACATAGAAGAGGTAATCTCGAGGATCAAGCTATGA